Genomic DNA from Pseudomonas helmanticensis:
TGAAGGGATCAAGGCGCAGGTTGACGATATTCGTGGCAAAGCGGCGGCGAATAACCATTCGGTGAAGATCGGCGTCAACGCGTTCGTCATTGCTCGCGACACCGAGGAAGAGGCGCGGGCAGTGCTGGCGCAGATCATCGATCAGGCCGATCCTGAAGCGGTGAATGCCTTTGGCGACGCAGCGAAACAGGCGGGCAGGGCGTCACCGGAGGGAGAGGGTAACTGGGCGAAATCGACGTTCGAGGATCTGGTGCAGTACAACGATGGTTTCAAGACCAACCTCATCGGTACACCGTTGCAGATTGCCGAGCGGATTGTCGCGCTGAAAGCAGTGGGGGTGGATCTGGTGTTGGCGGGCTTTCTGCATTTTCAGGAAGAGGTGGAATACTTCGGCCAGCGCGTGTTGCCACTGGTGCGCGAGCTTGAATCGGAAAAAACCGCAGCAGTAGCCTGATCGCAACACATCCCCTGTAGGAGCTGCCGAAGGCTGCGATCTTTTGATCTTGAAAACAACATCAAAAGATCGCAGCCTTCGGCAGCTCCTACAGGGGGTGAGGTCATAGGCCTAGGTCGGACAGGCCCGGGTGATCATCCGGGCGGCGGCCCAGTGGCCAGCGGAACTTGCGTTCGCTCTCTTTGATCGGCAGGTCGTTGATGCAGGCATAGCGCTGGAACATCAGGCCTTGCTCATCGAATTCCCAGTTTTCGTTGCCATAGGAACGGTACCAATTGCCCGAATCGTCGTGCCATTCATAGGCGTAGCGCACGGCGATTCGCGTGTCCGAATACGCCCAAAGCTCCTTGATCAAACGGTAATCCAGCTCTTTTGCCCATTTGCGCGTCAGGAAAGCCTTGGCTTCTTCGCGGTTGTTGGCGAACTCGGCGCGGTTGCGCCATTTTGTGTCGAGGGTGTAAGCCAGCGATACCTTTTCCGGATCGCGGGAGTTCCAGCCATCCTCGGCCAAACGAACTTTGTCGATGGCCGATTCACGGTTGAAGGGCGGCAATGGCGGACGTACCTGGGCTGCAGTAGACATGTCAGATCTCCCGATAAAATTTTCGATTCAACAACAAGTCCGGCTTATTCAGGCGTTACAGGTCCAATAACTTA
This window encodes:
- a CDS encoding nuclear transport factor 2 family protein, which produces MSTAAQVRPPLPPFNRESAIDKVRLAEDGWNSRDPEKVSLAYTLDTKWRNRAEFANNREEAKAFLTRKWAKELDYRLIKELWAYSDTRIAVRYAYEWHDDSGNWYRSYGNENWEFDEQGLMFQRYACINDLPIKESERKFRWPLGRRPDDHPGLSDLGL